One Fusarium pseudograminearum CS3096 chromosome 4, whole genome shotgun sequence genomic window carries:
- the Ku70 gene encoding Ku70 → MAEKEATIFILDLGSTMAQTHSGRSQSDLDWSLQYVWDKITDIVAANRKTLCVGVLGLRTDDTYNKLQDDDGYENITVLQEMGSMTMSSLRDLQSVVKPSNTWAGDAVSAIVVAVDMMDTFTKKLKWNRKIFLITDGQGPMDGDDLSDISKKINDSNIQLTILGVDFDDPDYGFKEEDKPGTKEDNEKALKALADDCKDGVFANIAEAIDELDTPRIKAVKPYKTYDGALTLGDPETFPAAMSINVERYFKTHLARPLTASTVVVKSEDGEATQQTQDDEMEGIEFSAVKQARSYKVNDPDAPGGKRDVEFDDLAKGYEYGRTAVHISESEHNITKIDAQKSFSIIGFIPCAKYEPFLNIGETCVTIARKFDAKSAIALSSLVWALSELESYAIARIVTKDGKDPLLVLLAPGVEPDMECLYDIPLPFAEDIRSYQFPPLDRVITVTGQTVSKHRLLPTDELNDAMSDYVDAMDLSTYGMDDDGNPSEYVPIDETFNPTVHRVNHAVKARAVYPEKPVPDTPSILLRFAQPTQDLIEKVQSKTDALIQAADVKKVPPKVKGKRGRETIKPISGLDVDALLGEEKKSEISSDNAVPEFKRALAVTEDVSEIEDATKQMGTIISTFVTESFGGDKYPRALECLGVMREELINLEEPGFYNTFLRGMKKKLLSEDMGGRRLDFWFKVRLGHLGLIDNKQSDVSDVTPDEAVEFYKPK, encoded by the exons GCCTAAGAACAGACGATACCTACAACAAGTTGCAAGACGACGATGGCTATGAGAATATTACAGTGCTACAGGAGATGGGGTCAATGACCATGTCATCTTTAAGAGATCTCCAGTCTGTTGTGAAGCCAAGCAACACGTGGGCTGGAGATGCTGTTTCCGCCATTGTCGTTGCGGTTGACATGATGGACACATTTACGAAGAAGCTCAAATGGAATCGAAagatcttcttgatcactgACGGCCAAGGGCCaatggatggagatgatctGAGCGACATTTCCAAGAAAATTAACGACTCGAATATCCAACTCACCATCCT TGGTGTAGATTTTGATGATCCGGACTATGGcttcaaggaagaagacaagcCGGGCACCAAG GAGGATAACGAGAAAGCACTCAAAGCGCTCGCTGACGATTGCAAAGATGGCGTTTTCGCAAACATTGCCGAAGCCATTGACGAGCTTGACACCCCCCGAATCAAGGCCGTCAAACCATACAAGACTTATGATGGCGCCCTCACTCTTGGAGATCCCGAAACGTTTCCTGCTGCGATGAGTATCAATGTCGAGAGATATTTCAAGACACATTTGGCACGCCCCTTAACAGCAAGTACAGTAGTCGTCAAGTCTGAAGACGGTGAAGCTACCCAGCAAACACAAGACGACGAGATGGAAGGTATCGAGTTCTCAGCAGTCAAGCAAGCTCGTTCATACAAAGTCAATGATCCAGATGCTCCAGGAGGAAAGCGAGATGTCGAGtttgatgatcttgccaagggGTACGAATATGGCCGAACAGCAGTACACATCAGTGAGTCAGaacacaacatcaccaagatcGACGCGCAGAAGAGCTTCTCGATCATTGGTTTCATTCCATGCGCAAAG TACGAGCCATTTCTCAACATTGGCGAGACTTGCGTGACAATAGCACGCAAATTTGATGCCAAATCCGCCATCGCGCTTTCGTCTCTTGTATGGGCACTCTCTGAACTCGAGTCTTATGCGATTGCCCGGATTGTGACAAAAGATGGCAAAGATCCGCTACTGGTGCTGCTGGCACCTGGTGTAGAACCAGACATGGAGTGTCTCTACGACATTCCGCTGCCATTTGCAGAGGATATCCGAAGCTATCAATTCCCTCCTTTGGATAGAGTGATTACGGTCACTGGGCAGACCGTTAGCAAGCACCGACTGTTGCCTACGGATGAGCTCAACGATGCCATGAGCGATTATGTTGACGCCATGGATTTGTCAACATATGgtatggatgatgatgg TAACCCGTCTGAATATGTGCCTATTGACGAAACCTTCAACCCTACAGTCCACCGAGTTAACCATGCAGTGAAAGCTCGAGCAGTGTATCCTGAAAAGCCAGTTCCAGATACCCCTTCCATATTGCTCCGATTTGCACAGCCAACACAAGATCTAATCGAGAAGGTCCAGAGCAAGACGGATGCCCTTATTCAAGCAGCAGATGTCAAGAAAG TACCGCCAaaggtcaagggcaagcGTGGCAGAGAAACCATCAAGCCAATTTCaggccttgatgttgatgcccTTCtgggtgaagagaagaagagcgagatCAGCTCTGACAATGCAGTGCCTGAATTCAAACGAGCTCTTGCTGTAACCGAAGACGTTTCGGAGATTGAGGATGCAACTAAACAAATGGGCACGATCATATCAACATTTGTTACGGAAAGCTTCGGCGGCGACAAATACCCACGTGCTCTGGAATGCCTGGGTGTGATGAGGGAAGAACTCATCAATCTTGAAGAACCAGGATTCTACAACACCTTTTTGAGagggatgaagaagaagctgctTTCTGAAGATATGGGGGGTAGGCGACTAGACTTTTGGTTCAAGGTACGATTGGGTCATCTCGGTCTGATTGACAACAAGCAATCGGACGTGTCTGATGTCACCCCAGACGAGGCCGTTGAG TTCTACAAACCCAAATGA